A genome region from Arachidicoccus soli includes the following:
- the sucD gene encoding succinate--CoA ligase subunit alpha gives MSVLVNKDSKIIVQGFTGTEGTFHASQMIEYGTNVVGGVTPGKGGSKHLDRPVFNTVADAVKESGADVSIIFVPPAFAADAIMESAEAGIALIVCITEGIPVQDMVKVKNYLQGKSSRLIGPNCPGVITADEAKVGIMPGFIFKAGKVGIVSKSGTLTYEAADQVVKAGLGISTAIGIGGDPIIGTTTKEAVELLMNDPETEAIIMIGEIGGSMEADAAKWISQNNKKPVVGFIAGQTAPAGRRMGHAGAIIGGADDTAAAKMKILAENGVTVVASPADIGKTLADLLKK, from the coding sequence ATGTCAGTATTAGTTAACAAAGATTCTAAAATTATAGTCCAGGGTTTTACTGGTACAGAAGGAACTTTTCATGCCTCGCAAATGATTGAATACGGAACCAATGTTGTTGGCGGCGTTACACCTGGAAAAGGTGGGTCAAAACATCTTGACCGTCCGGTTTTCAATACTGTTGCCGATGCGGTAAAAGAATCCGGTGCCGATGTAAGCATTATATTTGTTCCTCCTGCATTTGCTGCTGACGCCATTATGGAATCTGCTGAAGCGGGTATCGCATTGATCGTTTGTATCACCGAAGGGATTCCAGTTCAAGATATGGTGAAAGTAAAGAATTATTTACAAGGAAAAAGCTCTCGCCTTATAGGGCCAAATTGCCCGGGCGTTATTACCGCCGATGAAGCAAAAGTAGGTATTATGCCTGGCTTTATTTTCAAGGCCGGAAAAGTAGGAATTGTTTCTAAATCTGGCACACTCACATATGAAGCTGCCGACCAAGTTGTAAAAGCTGGTTTGGGTATCAGTACAGCTATTGGAATCGGCGGTGACCCGATAATTGGCACTACGACTAAAGAAGCTGTGGAGTTGTTAATGAACGACCCAGAAACCGAGGCCATTATTATGATTGGCGAAATTGGTGGTAGCATGGAAGCTGATGCTGCTAAATGGATAAGTCAAAATAATAAGAAACCGGTAGTTGGTTTTATCGCTGGACAAACTGCTCCGGCAGGACGTAGAATGGGCCACGCAGGCGCAATCATTGGAGGAGCAGATGATACTGCAGCTGCTAAAATGAAAATATTAGCTGAGAATGGTGTTACAGTTGTGGCTAGTCCGGCGGATATTGGAAAAACATTGGCAGACTTATTAAAGAAATAA